One part of the Thermodesulfovibrio sp. 3462-1 genome encodes these proteins:
- a CDS encoding SurA N-terminal domain-containing protein, producing the protein MIKTLRKNAKYFYFLFFLVIITFVFWGVGSVDKQHSAVVAEVAGQKITAERFWREYEATRRLYREIFKDKAAEMEQNLKEKVLEDLINEELLLYLAKKYGIEATEREIQDAIINDPRFQRNGIFQKDIYFQILRLNRITPQQYESSLQRQITIGKTFQIIMLAKDQADISDETFFKSFLKAVKANISIKINKDALS; encoded by the coding sequence GTGATAAAAACTCTCAGAAAAAATGCAAAATATTTCTATTTTCTGTTTTTTCTTGTAATTATTACCTTTGTATTCTGGGGTGTGGGAAGTGTTGATAAACAGCACTCTGCTGTAGTAGCAGAGGTGGCAGGACAGAAAATTACAGCAGAAAGATTCTGGCGAGAATATGAAGCAACAAGAAGACTTTACAGAGAAATATTTAAAGACAAAGCCGCAGAAATGGAACAGAACTTGAAAGAGAAAGTTCTTGAAGATTTAATTAACGAAGAACTGCTACTTTATTTAGCAAAAAAATATGGGATAGAGGCAACAGAAAGAGAAATTCAGGATGCAATTATTAATGATCCGAGATTTCAACGAAATGGAATTTTCCAGAAAGACATATATTTTCAAATTTTAAGACTTAACAGAATTACTCCTCAGCAGTATGAATCCTCTTTGCAAAGGCAAATCACTATTGGGAAGACTTTCCAAATTATTATGTTAGCAAAGGATCAAGCTGATATATCTGATGAAACTTTTTTTAAATCATTTTTAAAAGCGGTGAAAGCAAATATTTCAATTAAAATTAATAAAGATGCTTTATCCTGA
- a CDS encoding zinc ribbon domain-containing protein: MPIYEYECKKCGEVFELLVFGNKTVSCPKCGSEQLIKKFSPFAMKGVQKGNSKCSSCGASSCSSCK, from the coding sequence ATGCCTATTTATGAGTATGAATGTAAAAAATGCGGAGAGGTTTTTGAATTACTTGTTTTTGGAAATAAAACTGTTTCATGCCCAAAATGTGGATCAGAGCAATTGATTAAGAAGTTTTCTCCTTTTGCCATGAAAGGAGTACAAAAAGGAAATTCCAAATGTTCTTCCTGCGGAGCCTCTTCGTGCAGTTCCTGTAAATAA
- the gyrA gene encoding DNA gyrase subunit A, with amino-acid sequence MPNVLKVNIEDEMKTSYLDYAMSVIIGRALPDVRDGLKPVQRRILYAMFREGLLAGKKYSKCAGVVGEVLKKYHPHGDQAVYDALVRLAQDFNMRYPLIDGQGNFGSIDGDPPAAYRYTEARLTKIAEELLQDIDKETVPFIPNFDATTEEPLVLPARIPNLLINGSSGIAVGMATNIPPHNLNEIIDALIKLLENPQISLEELMNFVKGPDFPTGGIIYGVEGIRDLYLTGRGLIKIRAKVKIERETKSKKLKETSIFEPEGKAVKERIVITEIPYQVNKAKLIEKIAELVREKKIEGITEIRDESNREGIRVVLELKKGEMPEIILNNLYKHTQMETTFGAIMLAIVDGQPRILNLKESLWEFLKHRKDVVLKRTAFDLKKAEHQAHILLGLKIAVENLDEVISIIRKSQNPEEAKIRLMSRFPLTDTQAQAILDMRLQRLTGLEREKIIQDYEAVLKEIERLKAILENDTLVREIIRDELIEIKQKYGDDRRTQIVAETKQINVEDLIAQEDMVITLTHLGYIKRTSLSDYRSQKRGGKGLTPMETVSDDYLNDVLVGSTHDHILFFSNFGRVYCLKVYQIPETGRLSRGKAIINLLPLSEGEKITTALICKDLEQGFLAMFTKKGFVKKTSLEEFKNIRSRGVIAIDLEEADELISVVKTDGQNHLIIATKKGMSIRFDEKDVRPTGRIARGVIGIRFSEQGDEVVSADVVSEGSYVLTITEKGIGKKTPIEEYRLQHRGGSGVKNIKLSPKTGDVVSSLQVKDSDEIIICSSSKIIRLKVSQITTQGRATTGVRLIDLSQDDRVVSVGRILEGEENVNL; translated from the coding sequence ATGCCAAATGTTTTAAAAGTTAATATTGAAGATGAAATGAAAACAAGCTACCTTGATTACGCCATGAGCGTAATTATTGGTAGAGCCTTACCTGATGTGAGAGACGGGCTTAAACCTGTGCAGCGTAGAATTCTTTATGCCATGTTTAGAGAAGGGCTTCTTGCCGGAAAAAAGTATTCAAAGTGTGCTGGTGTTGTTGGCGAGGTTTTAAAAAAATATCACCCCCATGGAGATCAGGCTGTTTATGATGCTTTAGTCAGGCTTGCACAGGACTTTAACATGCGGTATCCTTTAATTGATGGGCAGGGTAATTTTGGTTCTATTGATGGAGACCCTCCAGCAGCATATCGTTATACAGAAGCAAGACTTACAAAGATAGCTGAAGAACTTCTCCAGGACATTGATAAGGAAACAGTTCCATTTATTCCAAATTTTGATGCAACCACTGAAGAACCTCTTGTTCTTCCTGCCCGTATTCCAAATCTTCTTATAAACGGCTCTTCAGGAATAGCAGTAGGAATGGCAACAAATATACCACCTCATAATCTCAATGAGATTATAGATGCATTGATCAAACTTCTTGAGAATCCTCAGATTTCATTAGAAGAACTCATGAATTTTGTAAAAGGTCCTGATTTCCCAACAGGTGGAATAATTTACGGAGTAGAAGGAATTAGAGACCTTTATTTAACAGGCAGAGGACTTATTAAAATAAGGGCAAAGGTTAAAATTGAAAGGGAAACAAAAAGTAAAAAACTTAAGGAAACCTCCATTTTTGAACCAGAAGGCAAAGCAGTTAAAGAAAGAATTGTAATAACAGAGATTCCTTATCAGGTAAACAAAGCGAAGCTTATTGAAAAGATTGCAGAACTTGTAAGAGAAAAAAAGATTGAAGGTATAACTGAAATAAGAGATGAGTCAAACAGGGAAGGTATAAGAGTTGTTCTTGAGCTCAAAAAAGGTGAAATGCCCGAGATAATTTTAAATAATCTTTACAAACATACCCAGATGGAGACCACCTTTGGTGCCATAATGCTTGCTATTGTTGATGGACAACCAAGAATTTTAAATCTTAAAGAATCTTTATGGGAATTTCTTAAGCACAGAAAAGATGTTGTTCTTAAAAGAACAGCCTTTGATTTAAAGAAAGCAGAACACCAAGCTCATATTTTACTTGGATTAAAAATTGCTGTTGAAAATCTTGATGAAGTCATTTCCATTATAAGAAAATCACAAAATCCAGAAGAAGCTAAAATTCGTCTTATGAGCAGATTTCCTTTAACAGATACTCAGGCACAGGCAATACTTGATATGAGGCTGCAGAGACTTACAGGACTTGAAAGAGAAAAAATAATTCAGGACTATGAGGCAGTGCTGAAAGAAATTGAACGCCTCAAAGCAATACTTGAAAATGATACTCTTGTAAGAGAAATTATTAGGGATGAACTTATTGAAATCAAACAAAAATATGGTGATGACAGAAGAACCCAGATAGTAGCTGAAACAAAGCAAATAAATGTGGAAGATCTCATTGCGCAGGAAGATATGGTAATCACACTTACTCATCTTGGCTATATTAAAAGAACATCTCTTTCTGATTATCGCAGTCAGAAAAGAGGCGGTAAAGGACTTACTCCCATGGAAACAGTGTCAGATGACTATCTCAATGATGTGCTGGTTGGTTCAACCCATGATCATATTCTATTTTTCAGTAATTTTGGCAGAGTCTACTGTCTTAAAGTCTATCAAATTCCAGAGACAGGAAGACTTTCTCGCGGAAAAGCAATTATCAATCTATTACCATTGAGTGAAGGAGAAAAAATTACCACTGCTCTGATATGCAAAGACCTTGAACAGGGTTTCCTTGCGATGTTTACAAAAAAGGGATTTGTTAAGAAAACATCTCTTGAAGAATTTAAAAACATACGCAGTAGAGGTGTTATTGCAATAGACCTTGAAGAGGCAGATGAATTAATTTCAGTGGTAAAGACAGATGGGCAGAATCATCTAATAATTGCGACCAAAAAAGGGATGTCAATAAGATTTGATGAAAAAGATGTAAGACCAACTGGAAGAATAGCACGAGGTGTAATTGGAATAAGATTCTCAGAGCAGGGCGATGAAGTGGTATCTGCAGATGTGGTATCTGAAGGCTCTTATGTTCTTACGATTACAGAAAAAGGAATTGGCAAGAAAACACCAATTGAAGAATACAGGCTTCAGCACAGAGGAGGCTCAGGAGTAAAAAATATCAAGCTTTCACCAAAAACTGGAGATGTTGTTTCTTCTTTACAAGTAAAAGATTCTGATGAAATTATTATATGTAGCAGTAGCAAAATAATCAGACTTAAAGTTTCTCAGATTACAACACAGGGAAGAGCTACAACAGGTGTTAGATTGATAGACCTTTCTCAAGATGACAGGGTAGTAAGTGTTGGCAGAATTTTAGAAGGAGAAGAAAATGTCAATCTATAA
- a CDS encoding bifunctional acetate--CoA ligase family protein/GNAT family N-acetyltransferase translates to MSIYNLEYFFNPKRIAVIGANDRLGSIGYTVFRNLIGEGYRGIVYPVNSQTDSVQGVEAYKSLSDISKEIDLVVLAEECGTGILNVLEECGQKGVKGVILLCPDFRTKIKEAMHLEEKIEEIHRKYGFRLLGPNTLGFIRPGINLNVSLFRRRLNKGNIALIAQSATLSVALLDRAADKNIGFSYFVSLGSDIDIDFADLIDFFGVDPSTRAIVIYMQSIKNGRKFMTSARSFAFSKPIVIVKSGKFVESLEVALTHSGLLAGEDKVYDAAFKRAGAVRVDETLDMFYITETLSKQRRPRGNRLAIITNAGAPAVSAVDSLLRLGGQLAEFSEQTIKELEGNVSTRFIRNPLDLVSDATPDHYEKALRIVIKDKNVDAVLVMLTPSLGTEPVETAQRVIKIVKENPYKPVLTNWMGAALVNEARELLNAHGIPTFVTPEQAVRTFMYMYRYDFNLKLLLETPQTILKDIKFDTEKADSVIEKAISEGRSIPTFFEASEILSAYGIPVILTKRANTLEELKKAITEIGYPIVLKIDTPKIIHKFKKGGVILDIRDELEATEGFKWLKNLATEHGDPDASVIVQPMVITYGYEIALGAKKDPTFGSVILFGTGGNLLEALEDYSIGLPPLNQTLAKRLMEETKIYLYLKKYFYYEDILRRLEETVVKFSYLISDFPQIKEFDINPIFITDSDIFALDCSIILDKTAPKKKAVIKGEFCPPHLSICPYPVHLYKEVELKDGTKAIVRPIKAEDESLIAALLGRCSERTISLRFFQRAIDLRHENLVRFCHVDYDRELAFVCVIKDGEEEKIVADVRLSKDPDGTDAEMAILVEDAWQGKGVGKALCSYAIEVARDLGVKRIWMDILKINTYMLGLSDRLGFKKHHVEEDSVKVVLNLDTVS, encoded by the coding sequence ATGTCAATCTATAATCTTGAATATTTTTTTAATCCGAAAAGAATTGCAGTAATTGGAGCTAATGACAGACTTGGAAGTATTGGCTACACAGTTTTTAGAAACCTTATTGGTGAGGGATACAGAGGGATTGTTTATCCTGTAAATTCACAGACAGATTCTGTTCAAGGAGTTGAAGCATACAAGAGCCTGAGTGACATTTCAAAGGAAATTGACCTTGTTGTTCTGGCAGAAGAATGTGGCACAGGCATTCTGAATGTTCTTGAAGAGTGCGGGCAAAAAGGAGTTAAAGGAGTTATCTTGCTTTGTCCTGATTTTAGAACAAAGATCAAAGAAGCAATGCATCTTGAGGAAAAGATAGAGGAAATTCACAGAAAATATGGTTTCAGACTTCTAGGTCCAAATACTCTTGGTTTTATCAGACCAGGGATAAATTTAAATGTGAGCCTCTTCAGAAGAAGACTTAATAAGGGCAATATTGCATTGATAGCACAGAGTGCAACCCTTTCAGTTGCCCTTTTAGATAGAGCTGCTGATAAAAATATTGGTTTCAGTTATTTTGTCTCTCTCGGTTCTGACATAGACATAGACTTTGCTGATCTTATAGATTTTTTCGGTGTTGACCCCTCTACAAGAGCAATTGTCATATATATGCAGTCCATTAAAAATGGAAGGAAGTTTATGACTTCTGCTAGATCTTTTGCTTTTTCAAAGCCTATAGTTATAGTAAAATCAGGAAAATTTGTTGAATCACTTGAAGTTGCACTCACTCACTCAGGACTTCTTGCAGGTGAAGACAAAGTTTATGATGCTGCTTTTAAAAGAGCTGGCGCTGTAAGGGTTGATGAAACACTTGACATGTTTTATATTACAGAGACTCTTTCAAAGCAACGGAGGCCAAGAGGCAACAGACTTGCAATAATTACAAATGCTGGTGCTCCAGCTGTTAGTGCTGTTGACAGCCTTTTAAGGCTTGGAGGCCAACTTGCTGAGTTTTCAGAACAGACAATAAAAGAACTTGAAGGCAATGTATCTACTCGTTTTATTAGAAATCCTTTAGACTTAGTTTCAGATGCAACACCTGACCACTATGAAAAGGCTTTGAGAATAGTAATAAAAGATAAAAATGTAGATGCAGTATTAGTAATGCTGACTCCATCCCTGGGAACAGAGCCTGTTGAAACAGCTCAGAGAGTTATAAAAATAGTAAAAGAGAATCCATACAAACCTGTGCTTACCAACTGGATGGGTGCAGCACTGGTTAATGAAGCAAGGGAATTGCTTAATGCACATGGGATTCCTACTTTTGTAACTCCTGAGCAAGCAGTAAGAACATTTATGTACATGTATCGTTATGATTTTAACCTGAAGCTGCTTCTTGAGACTCCTCAGACAATTCTTAAAGATATTAAATTTGATACTGAAAAAGCAGACAGCGTAATAGAAAAGGCAATTTCAGAAGGAAGGTCTATCCCCACATTCTTTGAAGCCTCAGAAATTCTTTCTGCTTACGGAATTCCTGTAATTTTAACAAAGAGAGCTAATACCTTAGAAGAACTGAAAAAGGCAATAACTGAAATAGGATATCCAATTGTTTTAAAAATAGATACACCTAAGATAATTCACAAATTCAAAAAAGGTGGAGTAATTCTTGATATAAGAGACGAATTAGAAGCTACTGAAGGATTTAAATGGCTTAAAAATTTGGCTACAGAGCATGGAGACCCTGATGCTTCTGTTATTGTTCAACCAATGGTCATAACATATGGATACGAAATTGCTCTCGGAGCCAAAAAGGATCCAACCTTTGGCTCAGTAATTTTATTTGGTACAGGAGGCAATCTTCTTGAAGCACTTGAAGATTACTCAATAGGTCTTCCCCCTCTTAACCAGACTCTTGCAAAGAGATTGATGGAAGAGACAAAAATTTATCTTTACCTTAAAAAATACTTCTATTATGAAGATATTTTACGCAGGCTTGAAGAGACTGTGGTAAAATTTTCTTATCTTATATCAGACTTCCCCCAGATAAAGGAATTTGACATTAATCCCATATTTATCACTGATTCAGATATATTTGCCCTTGACTGTAGCATAATTCTTGATAAAACAGCACCAAAGAAAAAGGCAGTGATTAAGGGAGAGTTTTGCCCGCCCCACCTGAGTATATGTCCGTACCCAGTGCATCTTTATAAAGAAGTGGAATTGAAGGATGGAACAAAGGCAATTGTTAGGCCCATTAAGGCTGAAGATGAATCTCTTATTGCAGCTTTGCTTGGAAGGTGTTCAGAAAGAACAATAAGTTTAAGATTTTTCCAGAGAGCAATTGATTTGAGACATGAAAATTTGGTTAGATTCTGTCATGTTGACTATGATAGAGAACTTGCCTTTGTGTGCGTTATTAAGGATGGTGAGGAGGAAAAGATTGTAGCAGATGTGAGGCTTTCAAAGGATCCTGATGGCACAGATGCTGAAATGGCGATACTGGTTGAAGATGCATGGCAGGGCAAAGGAGTTGGAAAAGCACTTTGCAGTTATGCTATTGAGGTTGCGAGGGATTTAGGCGTAAAAAGAATCTGGATGGATATTTTAAAAATAAATACTTATATGCTCGGACTTTCAGATAGATTAGGCTTTAAAAAACATCATGTTGAAGAAGACAGTGTTAAAGTAGTTTTAAATCTTGATACAGTTTCATGA
- a CDS encoding sigma-54 dependent transcriptional regulator, with the protein MNERILIVDADGSLRESLSNYLRKHKFTVDTAATFQEAIDAYASYIHDFVIVEIELPDGDGLEFVSKIKSLNPLVKTIVTTSYPSVNSALKALKLKVDDYLVKPFVYDEVLKSCKEITRKPDLKEIEKTPSTSEEEFFSIIGESVEIKLLLEKIKKIANTPTNVLLLGETGTGKELFARVIHEASYRKKKTFVAINCASLPENLLESELFGFVKGAFTGATFDKKGLLEIADGGTVFLDEIGDMPLGLQAKLLRVIEDKEIRPLGSVTTKKVDIRFISATNKDLLEEVREGKFREDLFFRLNVITLHIPPLRERGKDIEILAYHFMRKFAIKMEKDIRKIDPQTIQLLLKYPWPGNIRELQNVIEQAVVFADSDTIKPEHLPEHVRHMKVTSETKKDIPLISIEEFTKEFILKYQSIYTEQELADMLGITRKALWEKRKKLGLPRPSDKT; encoded by the coding sequence ATGAATGAGAGAATTCTTATAGTAGATGCAGATGGCAGTTTACGGGAGAGCTTAAGCAATTATCTTAGAAAACATAAATTTACTGTGGATACTGCAGCAACTTTTCAGGAAGCAATAGATGCTTATGCATCCTATATTCATGATTTTGTAATTGTTGAAATAGAACTTCCTGATGGAGATGGTTTAGAATTTGTAAGTAAGATTAAATCTTTAAATCCTTTAGTAAAAACTATTGTTACTACATCCTATCCATCAGTAAACTCTGCTCTTAAAGCATTGAAACTCAAAGTTGATGATTATCTTGTAAAACCATTTGTTTATGATGAGGTGCTGAAATCTTGTAAGGAAATAACAAGAAAACCTGATTTAAAGGAAATTGAAAAAACTCCTTCAACATCTGAGGAAGAATTTTTTTCAATAATCGGTGAATCAGTGGAAATTAAACTTTTGCTTGAAAAAATTAAAAAAATAGCAAATACTCCAACCAATGTTTTACTCCTTGGAGAGACAGGTACAGGAAAAGAGCTTTTTGCGAGAGTAATTCATGAAGCAAGTTACAGAAAGAAAAAAACCTTTGTAGCAATTAATTGTGCCAGTCTGCCTGAGAATCTTCTTGAAAGTGAACTATTTGGTTTTGTAAAAGGAGCATTCACTGGCGCTACCTTTGATAAAAAAGGACTTCTTGAAATAGCAGACGGAGGTACAGTGTTTCTTGATGAAATTGGCGATATGCCACTGGGGCTACAGGCAAAACTTTTGAGAGTGATTGAAGACAAGGAAATTCGCCCACTTGGCAGTGTTACAACTAAAAAGGTTGATATTAGATTTATTTCAGCTACAAATAAAGACCTTTTAGAAGAGGTAAGGGAAGGTAAATTTAGAGAAGACCTTTTTTTTAGGCTGAATGTGATAACACTTCATATTCCTCCTCTCAGAGAAAGAGGGAAAGATATAGAAATTCTTGCATATCATTTTATGAGAAAATTTGCCATAAAGATGGAAAAAGATATTAGAAAAATTGATCCACAGACAATCCAGCTTCTGCTTAAATATCCCTGGCCTGGAAACATAAGAGAGCTTCAAAATGTAATAGAGCAGGCAGTAGTATTTGCTGACTCAGATACAATAAAGCCAGAGCATCTTCCAGAGCATGTAAGACACATGAAAGTCACTTCAGAAACGAAAAAGGATATTCCTCTTATTTCAATTGAAGAATTTACAAAGGAATTTATTTTGAAATATCAGTCAATCTACACTGAGCAGGAGCTTGCAGATATGCTTGGAATAACAAGAAAGGCTTTATGGGAAAAAAGAAAAAAATTGGGACTTCCAAGACCATCAGACAAGACATGA
- a CDS encoding putative nucleotidyltransferase substrate binding domain-containing protein: MEELTQFLKNTYPFNKLPEEEIKNLSQFLLKKEYKKGDVIFKEGNKPLEWLYIVITGEVFLEKDNQLVYHLKEGDIFGYVSLLSELPPATTARVVEDSTALLELPKKIFLELLSKYNEFARFFTKELAKRVHKVPQTKTSFQMERLINVRVKDIKLKEPLIVDSETILQEAIKLMIEKDSTFCLVKVDSEAGIITERDIIKKVIAKDLNPQQIKVKDIATFPVIEMSSSEPLFNALLTMAKYGIRKLVIKDGDFITGVLDDRTVISHESKNIIFLIKEIDKAKSAEELAYLYSIAQDSIVEGVLTGMDPEYIGKYIAELNDHFMKRVSQLTENLVGAPPCSYTIMVIGSEGRREQSLKTDQDNALIYEDCGKEYFEKFSQVYIDLLLKIGFPPCPGNVMISNPYWRKTKQDWFKEINRWIENPKPENVLNISIFFDFRNVAGSEALVNELRDYVKKKVKTSKTFLPFLASEAVKFKPPLSFFKTFIVEKSGEHKGKFDIKKYGIFPVVQGVRVLTLDNEITKTNTFERIRELKSKGIFTEEFARDLEESYRFLMNLRLRSQAIQIKEGKIPDNYIDPHILSKNEKGILKDSFKKIEEFQRLLFNKYNLRYFS; encoded by the coding sequence ATGGAAGAGTTAACTCAATTTCTAAAAAATACTTATCCTTTTAATAAACTTCCTGAAGAAGAAATAAAAAACCTATCTCAATTTTTACTGAAAAAGGAGTATAAAAAAGGAGATGTAATCTTTAAAGAAGGCAATAAACCGCTTGAGTGGCTATACATAGTTATTACAGGAGAAGTTTTTCTTGAAAAGGACAATCAATTGGTTTATCATTTAAAAGAAGGAGACATTTTTGGCTATGTTTCTTTGCTGAGCGAACTTCCTCCTGCTACTACAGCAAGAGTTGTAGAGGACAGCACTGCTTTATTAGAGTTGCCAAAAAAGATTTTTCTTGAGCTTTTGTCAAAATATAATGAATTTGCGAGATTTTTTACAAAGGAGCTTGCCAAAAGAGTTCACAAAGTTCCTCAAACAAAAACCTCATTTCAAATGGAAAGACTTATTAATGTAAGAGTTAAAGATATAAAATTAAAAGAACCTTTGATTGTTGATTCAGAAACAATCCTTCAAGAAGCAATAAAATTAATGATAGAGAAAGATTCAACTTTCTGCCTTGTTAAGGTGGACAGCGAAGCTGGTATTATTACAGAAAGGGACATAATCAAAAAAGTTATTGCAAAAGACTTAAATCCACAACAGATTAAGGTAAAGGACATTGCAACATTTCCAGTAATAGAGATGTCTTCATCAGAGCCTCTTTTTAATGCTCTTCTTACAATGGCAAAGTATGGTATAAGAAAGCTTGTAATAAAAGATGGAGATTTTATTACTGGAGTGCTTGATGACAGAACAGTTATATCCCATGAAAGTAAAAACATAATTTTTCTAATAAAAGAGATTGATAAAGCAAAATCAGCAGAAGAACTTGCTTATCTATATTCTATTGCACAGGACAGCATTGTTGAAGGAGTTTTAACTGGAATGGATCCTGAGTATATTGGCAAGTATATTGCAGAGTTAAATGATCACTTTATGAAAAGAGTTTCACAACTAACAGAAAACTTAGTAGGAGCACCGCCTTGTTCATACACCATTATGGTAATAGGTTCAGAAGGAAGAAGAGAGCAAAGTCTTAAAACTGACCAGGACAATGCTCTTATTTATGAAGATTGTGGGAAGGAATATTTTGAAAAATTCTCTCAAGTTTATATTGATCTGCTTCTTAAAATAGGCTTTCCTCCTTGTCCTGGAAATGTTATGATCAGTAATCCTTATTGGAGAAAGACAAAACAAGACTGGTTTAAAGAGATAAATCGATGGATTGAAAATCCAAAACCAGAGAATGTTTTAAATATCAGTATATTTTTTGATTTCAGAAATGTGGCAGGCTCTGAAGCCCTTGTGAATGAATTGAGAGATTATGTAAAAAAGAAAGTAAAAACAAGTAAAACTTTTCTTCCTTTTCTCGCCTCTGAAGCAGTAAAGTTTAAGCCACCTCTAAGTTTTTTTAAAACTTTCATAGTTGAAAAATCAGGTGAACACAAAGGGAAATTCGATATAAAAAAGTATGGGATTTTTCCAGTTGTTCAGGGCGTAAGAGTTTTAACCCTTGATAATGAAATAACTAAAACGAATACTTTTGAAAGAATAAGAGAATTAAAAAGTAAAGGAATATTTACAGAAGAATTTGCACGGGATCTGGAAGAATCCTATAGATTTTTAATGAATTTAAGATTAAGGTCACAGGCTATACAGATAAAGGAAGGCAAAATTCCTGATAACTACATTGACCCTCATATTCTTTCTAAAAATGAAAAGGGAATTTTAAAAGACTCTTTCAAAAAGATTGAAGAATTTCAAAGACTTCTTTTTAATAAATACAATTTAAGATATTTTTCATAG
- a CDS encoding TIGR01212 family radical SAM protein (This family includes YhcC from E. coli K-12, an uncharacterized radical SAM protein.) codes for MMKRYYSFGEYLKEIFGKKVYKVNVDAGFTCPNRDGTLGYGGCIYCNNASFRPPSCTPELSLTQQISKGIEHIKRKYKAQAFLVYFQPYTNTYAPIEKLEILYKEALSFPEVVGLAIGTRPDCVDEEKLELLRELSKTHLIIVEYGLQSIYDKSLKFIHRGHDYATFLKAVYDTHEKGVLVGAHIIVGLPTETYEESLSMADEINCHPIKFLKIHQLQVVKNTVLARIYEKHPFKVFEYEEYLQFVVDFLERLSPDIVIQRLFATSPDEILIAPRWNRTKQQILNDIERKLEERNARQGSKCSSIRNRALCC; via the coding sequence ATGATGAAGCGTTATTATTCCTTTGGTGAGTATCTTAAAGAAATATTTGGGAAAAAAGTCTACAAAGTAAATGTAGATGCTGGATTTACGTGCCCAAACAGGGACGGAACTCTGGGATACGGTGGATGCATTTATTGCAATAATGCCTCTTTTAGACCTCCAAGCTGCACTCCAGAACTTTCTTTAACTCAACAGATTTCAAAAGGAATAGAGCATATAAAAAGAAAATACAAGGCTCAAGCTTTTCTTGTTTATTTTCAGCCATATACAAACACCTATGCACCAATTGAAAAACTTGAGATACTTTATAAAGAGGCTCTTTCTTTTCCAGAGGTTGTAGGACTTGCCATTGGAACAAGGCCTGATTGTGTTGATGAGGAAAAACTTGAACTCCTCAGAGAGCTTTCAAAAACTCATTTGATAATTGTTGAGTATGGATTGCAGTCAATTTATGATAAATCTCTAAAATTTATTCATAGAGGCCATGACTATGCAACATTTCTTAAAGCAGTGTATGATACACATGAAAAAGGAGTTCTTGTTGGAGCTCATATAATTGTGGGTCTTCCAACTGAAACTTATGAAGAGTCTCTCTCTATGGCAGATGAGATAAACTGTCATCCAATAAAGTTTCTCAAAATTCATCAGCTTCAGGTGGTAAAAAACACTGTTCTTGCCCGTATTTATGAGAAACATCCTTTCAAAGTTTTTGAATATGAAGAGTATCTTCAGTTTGTCGTTGATTTTCTCGAAAGACTTAGCCCGGATATTGTAATTCAAAGACTTTTTGCTACATCTCCTGATGAAATTTTAATTGCACCAAGATGGAATCGCACAAAGCAGCAGATTTTAAATGACATAGAAAGAAAGCTTGAGGAAAGAAATGCTCGCCAAGGTTCAAAGTGCTCATCTATTAGGAATAGAGCCTTATGCTGTTGA